The genomic stretch GCATCTTCCAAACTGCGTTGTCATTTGTGTTTGGTGGTCTTCTGCTCGTATGTGGATTCGACCATTCTAGTTTTATACGAAGACTTCACAAACAAACCCATAATGGTTTAATGTTAAACAAACCCAATATTTACAAAGATACTATATTAGAGGAGCTAGAAAGTTTATAGTAAAGAACGTTTTATCAAACAATAGTTAAGTCATGATTAGCAAATCTTAATTTGACCTCTGCTGTAAAAACGTAACTTCGGACAACATCGATAATGCAAGTTCTAAATGAAATAAATCACCTTTACTCTCTTACCTTTGGTGGTGAACATATCCCCTTGGTGTTGTCTGCTAATAGAGAGTGTAGTCATCTTGGCCACCGCTAGGCAGCTCTGTACTGCCACTAGCAGCCACGCCACCCACCACCGCGTGAAGCCTACCCTCATAGCCTCAGCATCTCTCCACTTCACATGCCACCTGCAACCGCAAAGGATTCTGTGGTGAACATATGGTATTGTCTGCTAACAGAGAGTGTAGTCATCTTGGCCACCGCTAGGCAGCTCTGTACTGCCACTAGCAGCCACGCCACCCACCACCGCGTGAAGCCTACCCTCATAGCCTCAGCATCTCTCCACTTCACATGCCACCTGCAACCGCAAAGGATTCTGTGGTGAACATATGGTATTGTCTGCTAACAGAGAGTGTAGTCATCTTGGCCACCGCCAGGCAGCTCTGTACTGCCACTAGCAGCCACGCCACCCACCACCACGTGAAGCCTACCCTAATAGCCTCAGCATCTCTCCACTTCACATGCCACCTGAAACCACAAAGGATTCTGTGGTGAACATATGGTATTATCTAATAACTggacaatatttattatttatatattaatttaattatacgtGGAATCGTAATAAAACTGTTGTTCTCTACGATACCTTCCTCAAGGGTTCTAAAATATCAGTTATATGattgaaaacaaaaacttaattcaGCTATAAACTGATTAGAAACCGATTCAGAACACATAACGTACCTTATATAATGTAACGAATCAGAATCTTATCGCATCGCGCTCTAACTGATGGAAATCGTATTCATAATTTTCGTTTATATAATTCATGACTATGCTggttttactaaataatgttgCTAATCTACATATAAAATGGCCACTATGTTTACTTCAATATACCATCTAAGAACACTCGATTTACTACGTTTAACCTGTCCCATTTTAAAAGAAATGCGGTTTCATTTATTTTAGATTGAGAGTGATCGCTGCGTAGGTTCTGAACACATTATAAGCGCAGATCTCTTTATAAGATTCTCAATCTGCATACTAGTCTAAAGCGAGCTGCTAACCCGGAGTGGGTTTGGATTAATTGAATTGCGGTATCTCATAATGAGTGTAGTCCGTTAATGAACGCCTGTCAGCGGATTGGAATCCAATTGACAGCTTTATTATCCGACCAAcagattgtaatttaatataaattgatagTGACTTGCAATCAAAACTTGTGAAATATCTTGAATTGAAATCTTGCctattgcaaaatatataacaGACTTTGAACAACTTAGTACTCTTATATCGTAAATTAAGTTCgaagtgtatttattattataaatgtaaaattataaatacagtaaataattttgatttcattaGTAAACATCAATAAGAAGCAACAAACAGTAGTTACAAATGATGAGCGATAATAGATTATAGATATCAtgagaatttaaaatgaaaacaaatgatGTTGCAGTTTATAAAAGCAAAGTGAATAGCTAAAAGATATTTTGCTTTTGAAGCAAAATGAAAGATTACCACTGTATCAATTATGGATTGGAAAGGAGAAGGGAGAGGATGTTGAAAGAATGAAGTATTTGAAGTAACCTAGTTATAGAGCAATAACTAGATTAGTAATAGAAATATGTCGAGTAAGGACGAAATTAATTGACAGAAAgctaaaattgaacaaaaatcaAACCAATTCATCTATGGCAACCAAAGTAGATGAATTAAAGAATAATTGATCTACATTTTGTACAAGAATACAAAGGTAATATTAGGGCCACATGGCCTCTTACATTAAGCCTCAAAAAGCCAATTTCTAAATACATAACCAACATAATAATTTAACGTAAGTTAAAATGggtcaaaaatagtttaaaacaaattaattgccGTTATTTTTTTACCTGTTATGCATTATAGTGTttactgttgtatatttattgtttagctGGCTTTTATCTTTTTAATGCTTAAGTCATTATAAATGATTATTGTTAAAATGGTAATGCACAGggtttattttaagtatgttccCTAATTTTACACAGCAAATAAAACATGACATAATACactatttatatactataaattttgACAACATCTGCATGTATTTGATGATGAATACAGATTATTGATTGGttgaagcctgttatgcgactcGTGGCTGGCGTATGCGTAACTTGCATAGTTATTTATCCAGCTTAGTCCAAaagtaaaatgttacattataaaataagttcCAAAATAAAAGCACATTAGATAACTTAATAAcagaaaatagaaataaaaagtaaggaattatatttaatattaagaacacataaaaccattaatatttattgagGTACGGCCAGAAAAGGCAGAGAGAATATGTAACCATCTTATTCATCAAAGTCTACCATTACAAGAAGACCAGGTCTAGGCTCAAGGTGAGAGGGAGAAGCATCGACCTTGTGACGAGCGCTAGTACAAGCAGAGCGGCGAACTGCGATCACGTGGCCGTGCTATTTATTCTTGCTCCAGCGAATCGTAATTTGTGTGACTGCCTTCGCAACGATcattttttcattcattatttccCCATTACTCCCAATAAGTAAGAGGTTAAATGATCATGAAGAAACACTATCGTGAACAAGTATGATTTGGAGCAAATCGCATATCTAACACTGATGATCCCCTCCATGATGCTTTAGTGTAAATGTTATTGATTTAGGAAAAAAAGCTTTTTCTGATGGATCCTCTGTAGGTTGTAGCGTGCTTCCTTTTGATAGAAAAGACAAGATAAACATGAAAAACCTTAGGGACAAATCTGTATAGACGATATTCGTATCGTAATCAAGTTTAGTTTTCCTAGTTAGGCCTATAGGTAAGGACTTACATCCAGAGTACATTGAGGCAGGATTAATTTGGCTCTAGGGATTTCTCCAAAGAAGATCACTAATTTGGGAATTCAGAGAAGTCCTACCGCACAAATCATGATTTAACAACTATGCCCTAGAAGCCGCCACAGACTTCTGAAGCCTGTAAAGCAATGGTGGGACAGCGATTATGGTTATGTTATGAACAACAACTAACATTAGGAATGCTTGCCGTCATCCCTCTGCTCTGTTGGAAGGTGACATTAAGACTGATGGAGTGAGATGGAGGAGGAAGTGGATATATTTCACCACTGCTAACTCGGGAATTCCCTAGGCCAACTTGGCCTGATAATGCGGCaagccataaataatattttaacacgagGCCATACTCAATAATGAATGTCTAACCAGTGTGGACTATCAATAAATCATAACGTCTTATTGTATGATAATACAAGTAAAGCCACCGGTGACAGCAAGTGTTGCAAATCATAAAAATGTGATATGTAATAACTATTAACGGTGACATTTTAAGCCAACTTCACATACATTTTTTCTGTTTCAATGGTAGTTTTTGGAGTGTTTTACTTTTACTCGTTTCTTGAGTTTGAAGATAACATTGGTTCCTATATGATATTTTTGGTCCTACCCTGACCGGATCACTTTTGATCAGTATTGTACACCTCGTACTGTATTTTCTACATCTTCCTCTTATTCTGCTTAGAGGCAGATACACTCTAAAGTAGTATCTGTTATCTACTAATCCTAGATGTGGTTGTAACCacgaaacacaatttaaaaagttGCGTGGTTGATCAAAATAAATGGCGGttgtaaaatcatattaaaatcaaACCTAAACtacttatatgtatgtatactttattttatataagaactAGTATAATCTATCGAGAAGCGTACTTACTATTTGCTCAAGTAAATTTTGAATGTAGGATGCAATAGGAACAAATCAACCTGTTATCTAAGTGGCATTCAAGATAGAATTCCAGGCAAAAATTTGCACCAGAAATAGTTGCCCCAGAGGGACAGACGTGGGGTCTATTTCTGATCAGCAATTGGAGTCAAAAGCAATCAGAGACCTCCCGTGAGAGGAGAGTAATAGTCAGCTGAagctattaaaattaatgcaTGACAAAAATGTCTAGTTTTAAACGCCGGTGTCGTTGATGACTAGGCTTCCGGCACTAGCTGGAAGGTCCTGAGCAATTTCCGACTTAGTCGTGGCTAATGAGCGAAGAATCGGGATCAGCGGGTGGTAAAAAAATCGGATCGGTCCGAGGGTCAATAAAACCGTACATTAGACATTGTGAGGACTGTTATAGAATAGATGGAGATCGGATCGCATGCCCAGAGGCGTGCGCAAGGCCTGGCCAGTTGACTGCTACCTGTGGCGAGGATGTTTAATCTATGGTTCCTACTACATTCGTGGTCCAGCAGATTGTGAGAGGGGGAGATCTCTTATCTGCCCCACGTTTCTGTCTCGAACGGTTCAATGACATCTGCATAGTAAATTGGCTCAACTTGCAGATAATGAACGACTCTTTGACAGGTACCAGTCAAGATATTGCTATAAACGCTGACAATTAATAAAGATCAGAATCACTTTTGGACTAAGCTGGATCAAACACTATACAAGTTACGAATTGAGTGCACAGACAATCAGACcctgcaataaaaggaagttgaactggagctaaactcattaaattgaatcaacccttcctaccacagctacgttatatgtagaaaactcggttgctccaccgtgcttacagatcgtgtctatcacatcgtagtgcactcaattgggTACCTGAGGAGACAACGAGACATCACTTCACGTATTTATACGTGTCTCTGTTGAtgtttcgttttaagcttcttcgtcgccgattttctttggatctctcagacgaacatgactccagattccaggagtcaagtctgagacagcgtcagataccagacgctgcaatcaAAGTAaggaactagagctaaactcaaaattcaattatatcaACCTTTCCTAACACAGCTACGTTGTGtgcacaatattattttttattttttatcaatttaacacTAAAGTTTAGTAacgattattattaatatcttttatttttagtaatttgcATCCATTTCGtaacaaaaaaatagttaaaaatttgagatccaaattaaaaatcattatatttggTGTCATAAAGAATTCTTTACTGATAATTATCATCAGATAAATTCGTCAGCCATgcattttatgttataacttgAACTTGAAAGATGTGCAATGTAAttatcctttttccttcacaacctCTCCTGACTTCCTATCCACTGTCTGGTGAATCTGTCCATTCCGTAAATCCGACGCTAGTCGTAAAGCCCACATTAGACGTACAGAGATCTTGTGAGTGGGAGGGCGATACCAGGACGCACTCTAGAGGAGAACATAGCAGCAAGAGTCGCGTAATAAACGGGAACGGTACCGGCTTGAGCATAGAGCAAGGCTATTGTACCTGAGATACGGGGTAAGGCTGTTATGGCTCTGAGATACCGGGCAGGTCATGGAAGTCGTTGTACTTGCTGGCTAAGATATAGCCCTTGCAGCTCCTACACTACGTGCTCACAACCAGGGCTTGTGTTAAACGTTGGACCGCAAGGTCTTAGGAGGGATCCGAGGAGAAAAGATAAAAGAAACCAGTACTGTAACTGTGTAGAGTGCCAGTTTATGATAAAATGTAATCTAAGAGGAATTTGAGCATGAATTTGATAGGTTAGATGGAGAGAGAATCCAGAcattgttgtacacatatttagTACAAGGTATTTAAAAGGAAGATGTTTCCACCAACCACGTTCCAGGATCCTacaaattgatggaaaaatggaATATGGGAAGATTGACAGACCTCTATAACATTCCATAACAACAAATGTTATCCATGCATTCCAGAAAAACCTTCCTGCAAATAGTTCCTTGATAATTTAGTTACGGGTCCTATCGTTAATAGTTGGcgtatgtttgtaaaatactAGTCTGCTAGACAATAAAAAGAAGAATCAAAGTGGACATGTGCACAACCAAACGATCATCTAGACTACTACCGTGAGTGATAATTGTCAAACTGCCCTGCTACAATCAAGCTCTGTGTCTCTATTCAACcaggaaatgaaaaaaaacttacGGTCTGTGCcatatgatttattttcaatcactGGTAGTTCGATCGAAGTCTGACTATCCTTTCAAGAAACCTCGGTATTTGAAACCTTCAAAGAACTTGAATGAGCGTTTCACGTTCTGGAAAGAGATTTCTCAACGAAGTATCCACCATGATTGGAAGATGTAATTTCCAGGATGAAGGGAAGATCAGAAGAAACATACTTTAGCTCATCGATATAAAACGGTCTTCCTGCATGTTACAAAATAGAAAATGCCTCTCAacttttcagaaaaaatatttaaaataattgtatttgaatttatttcatttatcattTTCAGTAAATAAAGTTTCCACTTTAAAATCATGTCAAGCaaacctttatttttatgtaataacgttcaaattttataataaatattaaatgaattaaaaagtgctacatattttataatatttgatatcACAGTATTTAACTACCACATGAGTTGCTCTGAAAATCTAAGAACGTTTGATTtaagtaattgttatttatttcatagttaaTGTTCCTATTgcattgtttgatttattatacataattatgtagTAGTTATGGTTTGAAGGCATTACTATGAAGATCACATTGCCATTTATTAATTATGACTACGAATTAGCAAAATCACTTATGAATTTAGTGAAGGCTGACATTTTATACAGCAAAATGTTTCCGTAACTTTTTAAATCATTGAACCACTTATGAGGTTATAAAGATTCAATTCCAGGAAGAACACAAGTTAGAATATCCAACAGAGTAGGCTACATAGATAGTCTGTTCATCAAACGACAGTGTTCATAAGGATTGTAACAATGTGGAGAAAGATTCTACTGGTGTTTTCTTGCCTCTGATATAAGTCGCTTATGGCAGAGATATCTCACGCATGTAGTGAGACAGCCGTGCTTGCACGTCGGTGAACACTCGATAGCGACTATCGGCTCATCGTTATGGTAAGGAAGGGTACTGGCCAGGTGACCGGCGGAAACCAAATCAGCACAAAAACCAGAAGCCGGTTGAGATGTCCTAGTAGGGTCTAATTGGTCGTGCGATACCGACTCCGCCAATGGTATCACTTTCCAGAACATAAACCCAGGAGAGCAGAGGCGGCTGCTGCTGCAGTACCATGTGCCGTTGTGGCGATCTGACGAGTTCCCGACAGACAGCTGGACTTGGCAAGTCAGGATCTTGACAGTGAACTTTATTTCTATCGCATATTCACAGGTAGTATTACCGTATACGGCCACTACGTGCGATTTCCTCGCATTGTTACACGTGTACCTATTGTTACTAGCTGAGTGGTAACAGTGGCGATCTGGGAGTTTACCGACCGATAAGCATTAAAAGGTTGCCTGGATTAAAAATGCCAGGGTAAAGTGCAGTCTTAGTTTCCCTGTGCAGTGTATATTTTGTAGggttttattcaacaattatttcaatatgaaCAATTCTTAGAAATCCTAAAAACCTTTAGGCATGACGCAAAATTTATTCGCAAcgattaaaaattacttatgcTTTGTAAACCAAAATCTAATATTGCAACTGCTGTTGTAAGAATATGATATCGTCACAGTGGGTTATACGATTCATGAAATTACATGAACGTACTTAGTAAaattgaattcattgaaatttatatttacgagataatttttttataagaaatgttgGTAGTCTAAACCACAACAAttctgtaattaataataaatttaaatttaatgtaaaatatttaacattttggtATCCTATTCCTTCTGAAACTATTGAGTTCATAAATAAGTAGAGTaatctatttctttttttattttgtttttaattcaatatattttcactGTTGTTAACCTTcttttcatattatttgtttcttttcttttggcAAAAGGTTTCCGCTTCCAATTTTTAGAGATTATGTGAATAGAAAgagtgtaaatttatatttgggTAGGATATACTATGCAGTAGAAGCTGGCAATCGAAGTCGGCGTTGTTACATTTGATTGGCACTACGCGTGAAAATTTAAGATAGCTGTGTTATTACCTTAATGCCAGTATTATAGTTTTATGAAGATTTGCAAAAATTATATGCTGGTGTGATTTAATTATACAACGGGAAGGCTGAATATGctttacattcaaattttggGTTTCCATGATATGCTAGCAAGTTGCCTGACACCTTTATTTACTCCTCTGTCAAGCGTACCATCAATATGTTGACCACtactttaaagtaaaaagaattGTAATAACACATCAAAATctgtacattatacattaaaaattttaccgtAAGGCTGTACATTAAAAAAGGcgtttaaataatgtgttaagtttataacatataaaagtCCATGTACAGTTAGATAAAGAGCACCTTACAATATCAGAGAGATCAGCAAGACGTAGAACAACATGTGACGATGAAAACTAGCTGacgtaatttattttacttgcaGCGCCCATTTTTTTACTCTAAACCCCCTTTTCCTGTTTCTCCACTTATCCCATTTTACGACTTGACCTGCGGAAAAGTTAAAACAGTGTAGCAAGTGGCAAAACGAGAAAACGGTGCAGTTTAGATACAGACCAGATCATTTTATCCGGCAATTAAAGCGGGCTCGGCGGCATCGACCGGCAATTACGTGTCAGGCTCCGGACCAGTGTATGGAGTGATAGGCTACATGCAACTGGGGCAGAACCGGCCTATAGCTGGCGGCCAGCATCACTTCACCTTTGTAGATGGCGAGATAGAACCGGACTGTACCTGTCGTTACTTGTCTCTTTATGTCAGAAGCGGTCCGTCAAATGTGACGGTAAAATACATTACATGGGACAACACCGCATTAGAAATACGTCCGCTCTGAAAAGCGATGTATTTTCTTGGCTTTGTTTCATAATcgcaataataaacattaaaccaGTTTACTCCATTATTTTTGGCTTAACGAGGTTCCTCATTACAGCGATGTAGTTCGTCCTCGTCCAACTGCTTCACAGTTATGTAATATGTCCggaagttaaataaacaaatgttatagtttaaaaaaaaacaaaaaaatataaaaacaactataaatatttttatatgcatttgTAGGCTTATATGAAAAAATGTTGGAATTCTGAAAACAAAAACTAGAgagtaaaataatgtgttttataactgTCGTAATAGGACAAATCTCAATGTCGTTGCAGTACATACAGATCAATGAAAGTTTATCAACGTCAACTCACCATTAAGTGAAACCTAGTTCTTATGTCACCTATGGGCTGTACATCCGTAACTTAAATGCAatagaaattaaactatttattaaaacatcaTTGTAGTAAGTACATATAGAATGTTTGATAAATCAAGAAAGTGTTCGATAAACACAAATGCAAAGTTAGTGTGGAGAGAATATAGTCTGAGCTTTTGCGCTGTCGCCATGCCGTAAGTTGTGTAGACAATTTTTTTACCTGTTTTGTTGATTCCGATCATGCTACCAATACTACACTATAACATCagtgtactttttaaattaggttgAAGACTAggttttgttaaataaagtaaAGCGTGTCTAATAAACGAAATTTGACACAATAAATTCTGTATACTGAGTGATTCCTCGTCCAATTATGTAACTATTTTTATGAGTCTTCTTTGCCAATTTGTTGAGCCGCTGGCTCATCTGTTGTTACTGGCAGCTTTGGTGCTCTAGCAGGCAAACGAtgaattgaacattaattttctCTTGGATATAAATATCCCCATAATAAAATTACTTGAGTAATGAATTAAACGTCACTATTTACACAAGTTTATTATTTGGTAGGACTGTAACAAAAATATGCAAATGTAGCATTTATCTAttcaattcattttaatattaattaaaaccgAACTGATGTCAAACGAGGAATAAATATTCCGATTTATGtcgaatttaaaacattttttcggagatttattaatttttagcatGACCATGAGTTCAACGCGAGCTTCAAAATAACTCATTATCCTTTTTAGTGTGGTACTTCGGAATTCGACTTCCTCCTCTGAGTCAAAGTCACGGGTAAAAGATGTCAATCTTATTGTCTGAGTATAAAGTTGTTAGACAATTCCCAGAATTTCCAGAAAAGCATTGTCCTGCTTTTTCATGCAAGCACGGAAAAGGTAACTTTGAGGATTTTTAACGTACACAATGTTCTAATACATTATATTACGATTGGATACATTCAAAACCGTAAATGATCgtttatatagaaattttttcctttttaaaatttgttattcaaGATGGATAATGATTTGAAAGGTAACAGGGTTTCGAACCTTTAACATGTTACAAAAGTAGAACACTACTTTTTGAAGACCGAAGTATATCCTCTCCttctgttttaaaaagtaaaaggttAAGCGTCTACACACAAACTTCAACTATATACCATATTTGGTGGTATACTTGTACAAGTAAAGGTTGACAACAGGAAcaattttaagtgaaatatgCAAGCATATATTTATGGGTCCAAAGTGATCAGAACAAGTCACTGCACAGAAAAGGTGCTCCGAACAACACTTCCGCAAACACATAAGGAGAGGTAAAAGACTACCTTATCAATACTATAAAAAccatttagtgtttaatttttgtgtacGCTCAACCTTTTGCGTTAaggtttttgacacctgaagaagagggtagattccaattttcgaaacgtagtgttctatatttgtaatatataacggtGAAGCATGTCAAAACATGTTACCCTTTAAACTAATCTTTTTACTACTGGAAATCCTTTTGTATCCGTTGAAAGTAATAGCATAGTTTAACATTAAAAAGAGAAGAATGAGTCTTCATGAGTctataacatttagtttttaatttttgtgtatgctTAACCTTTCACGTTAAAGGtcttttgac from Homalodisca vitripennis isolate AUS2020 chromosome 2, UT_GWSS_2.1, whole genome shotgun sequence encodes the following:
- the LOC124355937 gene encoding uncharacterized protein LOC124355937, with protein sequence MYELCGSCVNGNDHSESVHQKDDLGSVLLAPPVYLHRPARECLSVSAHTRARATLHCPPTRWHVKWRDAEAIRVGFTWWWVAWLLVAVQSCLAVAKMTTLSVSRQYHMFTTESFAVAGGM